The following proteins come from a genomic window of Legionella cherrii:
- the lspD gene encoding GspD family T2SS secretin variant LspD, with product MRSIVIIILIFICSALTHANEINISTTTKNGNTTFYLQAGAFNLEKDAKQREKELSALVSEHVEIKNLSDKKLYLVQIGPISDYLTARELQNKISQQLSAKKNQQNNNQTPSIQTNPSQSSDEQTETLPPNGQIWNLRNADIRAVIAEVSRVTGKNFVIDPRVQGKISIVSSTPMNNNELYQVFLSVLQVSGYAAIPSGAVIKIIPNIDAKTQSPDLLNELKHPPQGDDMMVAVVPVHYVPAEQLVPVLRPLMPQWSSISAYAPSNMLILSGRANNIHSLADIIKQVDNSSANGIDMVHLQHSLAMDIAATLKDLVKTQPSMGGARTQLTIAADDRSNSLLISGSKTDRIRLRMLILKLDKESSAGLNSNTQVVYLNYLRAEDLVPILAGIAQANFSGNVGTTIGTVTRPALDSTNPASNLVSNSGSNTQSPSSTYPPGASPLTSPGATGNTTSATSQNEGTTKPSVQIIAEPNTNSIILNAPASVIRILKRVINQLDIKPAQILIEALVAEINQEDVNDLGIEWGSQQQTGKPGSFRPGFAIINSKTRLDDFQAQIYALARENKANILSTPSVVVLDNRQAKILVGKQVSIASTTQPANAGGTTNNGVPFTTFDRVNVALHLYVRPQITRGEGIQMQIDQGNDTLDPPVVAPNTTTPTFRISSIVTSVHVDSGDIVVLGGLTQDSLGNDNNRIPVLGDIPGVGRIFRRNVNSREKRVLMVFIKPIILRNERDTMHMTGEKYNNVRQYELDWLRSQDAFVQSNNSTVMPALKKAELPKPFNRPPLLATK from the coding sequence ATGCGCTCGATAGTAATTATAATTTTAATATTTATTTGCTCTGCGTTAACTCACGCAAACGAAATTAATATTTCCACTACAACGAAGAACGGGAATACTACTTTTTACCTGCAAGCAGGTGCGTTTAATTTAGAAAAAGATGCAAAACAACGTGAAAAGGAATTGTCTGCCCTTGTTAGTGAACATGTAGAAATTAAGAACCTATCCGATAAAAAGCTTTATCTTGTGCAAATAGGCCCTATTAGCGATTACCTTACAGCGAGGGAATTGCAGAATAAAATATCCCAACAGCTCAGTGCCAAAAAAAATCAACAAAATAACAATCAAACTCCTTCGATACAAACAAATCCCTCTCAGAGCTCTGATGAGCAAACAGAAACACTACCTCCGAATGGCCAAATATGGAATTTAAGAAATGCGGATATTCGAGCGGTTATCGCTGAGGTATCACGAGTTACTGGGAAAAATTTTGTGATAGATCCTCGAGTTCAAGGAAAAATATCGATTGTGTCATCAACACCGATGAATAATAATGAACTTTATCAGGTTTTCCTTTCAGTTTTACAAGTGTCAGGCTATGCCGCCATACCTAGTGGTGCAGTCATTAAAATTATTCCTAATATTGATGCGAAAACCCAATCACCTGATCTTCTGAACGAACTGAAACATCCACCACAAGGCGATGACATGATGGTAGCTGTTGTACCTGTTCATTATGTTCCCGCAGAACAGTTAGTACCTGTTTTGCGTCCGTTAATGCCTCAATGGAGTAGTATCTCTGCATATGCCCCCTCAAACATGCTCATCCTGTCAGGAAGAGCGAACAACATTCATAGTCTTGCAGACATCATCAAACAAGTAGATAACTCGTCTGCAAATGGTATTGATATGGTTCATTTACAACACTCTTTAGCAATGGACATTGCAGCCACTTTAAAAGATTTAGTAAAAACCCAACCCAGCATGGGAGGAGCTCGAACTCAGTTAACCATAGCTGCTGATGATCGCTCTAATTCACTATTAATCAGTGGCTCCAAAACGGATAGAATACGCCTGAGAATGTTAATCTTAAAGTTAGATAAAGAAAGCTCTGCAGGCCTTAACAGCAATACTCAAGTCGTTTACCTGAACTATCTCAGAGCAGAAGACCTGGTGCCAATTCTTGCAGGTATTGCTCAGGCAAATTTCAGCGGTAATGTTGGGACAACCATTGGCACAGTCACTCGACCTGCTTTAGACAGTACTAACCCTGCCTCCAATCTTGTAAGTAATAGTGGTTCTAATACGCAAAGCCCTAGTTCTACTTATCCACCAGGTGCCTCCCCATTAACATCGCCTGGGGCTACTGGAAATACTACATCAGCAACATCACAGAATGAAGGCACTACAAAACCATCGGTACAAATTATTGCTGAGCCCAATACAAATTCCATTATTCTTAATGCGCCGGCATCTGTGATACGGATTCTGAAAAGAGTAATTAACCAACTGGATATTAAACCCGCACAAATTCTTATCGAGGCGTTGGTAGCGGAAATAAATCAGGAAGACGTCAATGACTTAGGAATAGAATGGGGTAGTCAGCAACAAACAGGAAAACCAGGCAGCTTTAGGCCAGGATTTGCTATAATTAACAGTAAAACCAGGCTTGATGATTTTCAAGCGCAAATATATGCCTTGGCAAGAGAAAATAAAGCAAACATTTTATCAACACCTTCGGTAGTTGTTCTTGATAATCGACAAGCTAAAATTTTGGTAGGTAAACAGGTTTCGATTGCATCCACCACTCAGCCTGCCAATGCTGGAGGTACAACAAATAATGGCGTACCATTTACCACCTTTGATCGGGTTAACGTTGCATTACATCTTTATGTCAGGCCCCAAATTACGCGTGGCGAAGGCATTCAAATGCAAATCGATCAAGGAAATGACACTCTGGATCCGCCTGTTGTTGCTCCGAATACAACTACTCCAACATTTAGAATTAGTAGCATAGTTACTTCGGTTCATGTGGATAGTGGAGACATCGTTGTTCTAGGAGGTTTAACCCAAGACAGTCTTGGTAATGACAATAATCGTATACCTGTGTTGGGCGATATACCTGGTGTGGGTCGCATTTTTAGGCGTAATGTTAATTCTCGTGAAAAACGTGTACTTATGGTCTTTATAAAACCCATTATTTTACGTAATGAACGCGATACGATGCATATGACGGGTGAAAAATATAATAATGTTCGTCAATACGAACTCGATTGGCTCAGATCACAAGATGCATTTGTACAAAGTAATAACTCGACGGTAATGCCTGCTTTGAAAAAGGCAGAATTACCTAAACCGTTTAATCGTCCACCTTTATTAGCAACGAAATAA
- a CDS encoding dihydrofolate reductase family protein: MSMKCSVFIATSVDGFISRHDGSIDWLMKVNSLVPEGEDGGYKSFIATVDGLIMGRHSFEQVLSFDEWPYGTLPVVVMSSKGVTIPKHLQNYVSSSSESPTALVHRLANQGMKHLYIDGGVTIQKFIAEHLIDELTITLIPILLGSGRSLFGPQKEDVELELLETKNIGCGIVQLKYCILSTNRPHKKTYSI; encoded by the coding sequence ATGTCCATGAAATGTTCTGTATTTATTGCTACCAGTGTTGATGGATTTATCTCGCGCCATGATGGCTCTATTGATTGGCTCATGAAAGTTAATTCTCTTGTACCCGAAGGTGAGGATGGTGGTTATAAATCCTTTATTGCGACTGTTGATGGATTGATCATGGGCCGGCATTCTTTTGAACAAGTATTATCATTTGATGAATGGCCATATGGAACACTCCCTGTAGTAGTCATGAGTAGTAAGGGAGTAACTATTCCTAAGCATCTACAAAATTACGTTTCTTCATCGTCTGAATCGCCCACTGCCCTCGTTCATCGCTTAGCAAATCAAGGAATGAAACATCTTTATATTGATGGAGGAGTCACTATTCAAAAATTCATTGCTGAGCATCTTATTGATGAATTAACTATTACATTGATTCCTATTTTACTTGGTTCGGGTCGATCATTATTTGGTCCACAGAAAGAGGATGTCGAACTGGAACTTTTGGAGACAAAAAATATCGGCTGCGGTATTGTACAATTGAAATACTGTATTCTTAGCACCAACAGGCCACATAAAAAAACCTATTCAATTTAA
- a CDS encoding NCS2 family permease: protein MERLKSYFLKDTTLRTEVLAGITTFLTMVYIAFINPSILHDAGMDQGAVFTATCLITAFACLLAGLFANTPIGIAPGMALNIFFSYTVVQGMGIPWEQALAIVFLSGVLFFLMSLTSLRRLLIEAIPYNLQIAILIGISLLIALITLENNQIIIADNHNLMRLGEINRPQTGLFFLGFLLILILDFFQIPGAIILGILTITALSLLMGLSTWQGLISMPPSMQATFLKLDFSGLNTVLAIKATFTFFLIAVFDATGTLIGLLNPSVFKQQKNYAKRLSNCLTVDAAASAVAGLLGSASTSPYIESAAGIEAGGRGGITAIVIAIGFILMLFFSPLARMIPNFAVGPALLYVACCMMKHLTDMKLQDVSETAPCMVTIMMIPFTASIADGIGGGIILYTLLKLLTRQKINFLLFILSIVFVIFFLVS from the coding sequence ATGGAACGGTTAAAATCCTATTTTCTGAAAGACACTACCCTGAGAACTGAAGTCCTTGCGGGAATAACCACTTTTTTAACAATGGTTTACATTGCGTTCATTAACCCAAGCATCCTTCATGATGCAGGGATGGATCAAGGAGCCGTATTTACGGCCACATGCCTTATTACTGCCTTTGCTTGTCTTCTTGCCGGCCTATTTGCCAACACACCCATTGGCATTGCCCCTGGTATGGCTTTAAATATCTTTTTTTCCTATACAGTAGTACAAGGAATGGGCATACCTTGGGAACAAGCCTTGGCGATTGTGTTTCTTTCTGGTGTTTTATTTTTTTTAATGTCGCTCACGAGTCTTCGACGTCTTTTAATTGAAGCCATTCCCTACAATTTACAAATTGCTATCTTAATAGGGATAAGTCTGTTAATTGCGCTAATTACTTTAGAAAATAATCAAATAATAATCGCGGACAATCATAATTTAATGCGTCTTGGAGAAATCAATCGTCCTCAAACCGGATTATTTTTCCTGGGCTTTCTTCTGATACTCATTCTGGATTTTTTTCAAATACCTGGGGCGATTATCCTCGGAATACTGACTATTACTGCTTTAAGTTTGTTAATGGGTTTATCTACCTGGCAAGGTTTAATCTCCATGCCCCCTTCCATGCAAGCTACTTTTTTAAAGCTTGATTTTTCTGGCCTCAATACTGTGCTCGCCATAAAAGCCACATTCACATTTTTTTTAATTGCTGTATTTGATGCCACAGGCACATTAATCGGTTTATTGAATCCGTCTGTATTCAAGCAACAAAAAAATTATGCGAAACGTCTTAGTAACTGTTTAACAGTGGATGCAGCCGCTTCTGCTGTGGCAGGGTTACTGGGTTCAGCAAGTACGTCTCCCTATATTGAATCTGCGGCAGGTATTGAAGCAGGTGGACGTGGTGGTATCACAGCAATCGTCATAGCAATCGGCTTCATCCTCATGCTCTTTTTCTCCCCTTTAGCGCGAATGATCCCTAATTTTGCTGTAGGCCCTGCGCTTCTTTATGTAGCGTGTTGTATGATGAAACACCTCACTGATATGAAATTACAGGATGTGAGTGAAACTGCGCCCTGTATGGTTACAATTATGATGATTCCCTTTACTGCATCTATTGCAGATGGAATTGGTGGAGGGATAATTCTTTATACGCTGTTAAAACTATTAACCCGACAAAAAATTAATTTTTTACTCTTTATATTGAGTATTGTTTTTGTAATATTCTTCCTGGTCAGTTAA
- a CDS encoding GNAT family N-acetyltransferase, translating to MSIQQTINPVILQKVTQMLQHFFMTEIEIDSLQFLSEPDRRNMVLRIMLNSNLSTIPKSIIFKQSLPEKSATDDQDAYARFARDWAGLEFANQIHQNMHNVPHFYGGDKEHRFILIEDLGKRHISLVDTLTLPYRDRAILALRRFMKALGSFHAAGFAKTARYEAILNKIHGSAETLQEELDFTRTDLLEKLRTTNKKLNLTLTTECINESTLLIESLLKPGPFTVLTHGDICPDNVFDHEETGDLQLIDFEWAFVRNALLDGTYLRMSMPTCWCAKAIPEDVISHLEIIYREELKRTIPAASDDLAYAKAYTEACGFWLLQQTLPFLNSTLEKDRVGPSGPTSENSLWNAEENWVRPRVLSRLQAFIHVASTNNLLPHLKQMAESILFEIKKHWTGTKPLEFYPAFRASDQKFYIRPFEPGDEAEIYQLFYDTVHYVNCKDYTQEQLDAWAPKNPNLIEWQKSLAKNYTFVAINIESGRIVGFSDLEENGYLNRGYVHKDYQNQGIGKALLEAREHKAMALGIRELFSDVSITAKPFFDHRGYITEARQTKEICGTTFINYRMIKKLTPTAK from the coding sequence ATGAGTATACAACAAACAATCAATCCAGTAATACTGCAAAAAGTCACCCAAATGCTTCAACACTTTTTTATGACAGAAATTGAAATTGATTCTTTACAGTTTTTAAGTGAACCAGATCGTCGAAATATGGTGTTACGGATTATGCTGAACAGCAACCTGAGCACCATCCCCAAAAGCATCATTTTCAAACAATCATTACCTGAGAAATCAGCGACGGATGACCAAGATGCCTATGCGCGTTTTGCCCGCGACTGGGCCGGACTGGAGTTTGCCAATCAAATTCACCAAAACATGCATAATGTTCCACATTTTTATGGTGGTGATAAAGAACATCGATTTATTCTTATCGAAGATTTAGGAAAGCGGCATATAAGTTTAGTTGACACATTAACACTTCCGTATAGAGATAGGGCGATTCTTGCATTAAGACGTTTTATGAAAGCATTAGGAAGCTTCCATGCGGCAGGTTTTGCTAAAACAGCACGCTACGAGGCTATTTTAAATAAAATTCATGGGAGCGCCGAAACGCTGCAAGAAGAGTTGGATTTCACTCGTACTGATTTACTCGAGAAACTACGTACAACAAATAAAAAACTCAATCTGACTTTAACAACAGAATGCATCAATGAGTCTACCTTACTGATTGAATCATTACTTAAACCAGGTCCTTTTACTGTTTTAACTCATGGGGATATTTGTCCCGATAATGTTTTCGACCATGAAGAAACAGGTGATTTGCAACTGATTGATTTTGAATGGGCCTTTGTACGCAATGCCCTACTGGATGGTACGTATCTTAGAATGAGCATGCCAACATGTTGGTGTGCTAAAGCGATCCCCGAAGATGTCATATCCCATCTCGAGATTATTTATCGAGAAGAACTCAAACGAACTATTCCTGCGGCATCAGATGATTTGGCTTATGCTAAAGCGTATACTGAAGCCTGTGGTTTTTGGTTATTACAACAAACACTCCCTTTTCTTAATTCCACTCTAGAAAAAGACAGAGTGGGTCCTTCAGGCCCTACTTCAGAAAACTCATTATGGAATGCCGAAGAAAATTGGGTAAGACCAAGAGTTTTATCACGTTTGCAAGCATTTATTCATGTTGCATCCACGAATAACTTATTACCTCATTTAAAACAAATGGCAGAGAGCATACTCTTTGAAATTAAAAAACATTGGACTGGTACAAAACCCCTAGAATTTTATCCTGCCTTTAGAGCATCCGATCAAAAATTTTATATTAGACCTTTTGAACCCGGCGATGAAGCGGAAATCTACCAGCTTTTTTATGATACGGTCCACTATGTCAACTGCAAGGATTATACCCAAGAACAACTCGATGCATGGGCCCCTAAAAATCCCAATTTGATTGAATGGCAAAAATCTCTTGCTAAAAACTATACCTTTGTCGCAATTAATATAGAAAGTGGCAGGATTGTTGGATTTTCAGACCTGGAAGAAAATGGTTATCTCAATCGTGGGTATGTGCATAAGGACTATCAAAATCAAGGAATTGGGAAAGCCTTACTCGAGGCTCGTGAGCATAAAGCAATGGCTTTAGGCATCCGAGAACTCTTTTCTGATGTCAGCATTACAGCGAAACCATTTTTTGATCATCGTGGTTACATTACTGAAGCAAGACAAACTAAAGAAATTTGTGGCACAACATTTATAAACTATAGGATGATAAAAAAATTGACGCCAACAGCCAAATAA
- a CDS encoding GNAT family N-acetyltransferase → MNPRESLHFKPLCEQDINRLYSWFQEPIINQWYARGTIWSLEAIKRKYLPRIQGQDNVPSFIINLDKQAIGFIQYYCFKDHFPEGVLHPNNSLFDIYKLNELVGLDLFIASNEHRGKGLGRHILDRFTENLANTFCAAVVDPEINNYQAIHCYEKAGFKRTEYSEDKHHLLLLKTLR, encoded by the coding sequence ATGAATCCTCGCGAATCACTCCATTTTAAGCCTCTATGTGAACAGGATATCAACCGTCTTTACTCTTGGTTCCAGGAACCTATCATTAATCAATGGTACGCTCGAGGAACAATTTGGTCACTTGAAGCAATAAAAAGGAAATACTTACCGAGAATTCAGGGTCAAGATAATGTTCCTAGTTTTATAATTAACTTAGATAAACAAGCCATAGGCTTTATTCAATATTATTGTTTCAAAGATCATTTCCCTGAAGGTGTTTTGCATCCTAATAATTCCTTATTTGATATCTATAAACTGAATGAATTGGTCGGCTTGGATCTCTTTATTGCATCAAATGAACATCGCGGTAAAGGATTAGGCAGACACATCTTAGATAGGTTTACAGAGAACCTGGCGAATACTTTTTGTGCTGCTGTCGTTGACCCTGAGATTAATAATTACCAAGCGATTCACTGTTATGAAAAAGCGGGATTTAAGCGCACTGAGTATAGTGAGGATAAACATCATCTGCTTCTGCTGAAAACGTTACGCTAA
- a CDS encoding TfoX/Sxy family protein, translating into MASRQSTVDFIIDQTAKAGSVYAKKMFGEYAIYCDNKVIALVCDDQLFVKPTHAGKAFINNYDEGIPYPGAKPYLAISAELWEESEWLTHLFKITTLEVPMSQKKRVIKK; encoded by the coding sequence ATGGCCTCCAGACAAAGTACCGTTGACTTTATCATAGATCAAACCGCAAAAGCCGGAAGTGTTTATGCGAAAAAGATGTTTGGTGAATATGCTATTTACTGCGATAACAAGGTCATTGCTTTAGTTTGCGATGATCAATTATTCGTTAAACCGACTCATGCGGGAAAAGCATTTATCAATAACTATGATGAAGGCATTCCCTATCCAGGTGCAAAGCCCTATTTGGCCATCTCAGCAGAGCTATGGGAAGAAAGCGAATGGTTGACCCATCTCTTTAAAATTACAACACTAGAAGTGCCGATGTCGCAAAAGAAGCGCGTCATTAAGAAATAA
- a CDS encoding Do family serine endopeptidase: protein MIKHIKFIISTLLLITASFTYAANEAAPTAMPSLAPALKNIMPAIVNVAVQGYLPANTTPPGTDDEAQNNKKRQQPNAEKGRKFESIGSGVIVDAQNGIIITNDHVIRHAELVTITLQDGRRLKAKLIGSDSETDLAILKINATNLKSLPIGDSDQLQVGDFVVAIGNPFGLNSFGNSQSATFGIVSALKRSDLNIEGVENFIQTDAAINPGNSGGALVNTKGELIGINTAILSPYGGNVGIGFAIPINMAKDVAQQIIKFGSIHRGLMGIFVQHLTPELAHSLGYPEDFQGALVSQVNPNSPAERAGLKSGDIITQINNTKITQATQVKTTISLLRVGSNVKMVVQRDGKTITLDAVVTDIKSHEQKMQSENPFLYGLALRNFEQETPPHGNVVGVQVVGASETSAGWRAGLRPGDIIISANKAPVKDVKTLQQIAQQKKQELLVQVLRGPGAMYLLII, encoded by the coding sequence ATGATAAAACATATCAAGTTCATTATAAGTACCCTGCTTCTTATAACAGCCTCATTCACTTATGCGGCCAATGAAGCAGCCCCTACTGCCATGCCCAGTTTGGCCCCAGCATTGAAAAACATCATGCCAGCTATTGTAAATGTTGCAGTACAGGGCTATCTGCCTGCAAATACAACACCACCTGGCACTGATGATGAAGCGCAAAATAACAAAAAACGTCAGCAACCCAATGCCGAAAAAGGACGAAAATTTGAAAGCATAGGTTCTGGTGTCATAGTGGATGCGCAAAACGGGATCATTATTACGAATGATCACGTAATCCGTCATGCAGAACTTGTCACAATTACGTTGCAAGATGGTCGACGTTTAAAAGCAAAACTGATTGGCAGTGATAGCGAAACTGATTTAGCTATATTGAAAATTAATGCTACCAATTTAAAATCCTTACCTATAGGTGATTCAGATCAGCTGCAAGTGGGTGATTTTGTTGTTGCAATTGGTAATCCTTTTGGTTTAAACAGTTTTGGTAACAGTCAGTCTGCAACATTTGGTATTGTCAGTGCCTTAAAACGCAGTGATTTAAATATTGAAGGTGTAGAAAACTTTATTCAAACTGACGCGGCAATTAACCCAGGTAATTCTGGTGGTGCATTAGTTAACACAAAAGGAGAATTGATTGGGATTAATACTGCAATTCTTTCTCCTTATGGTGGCAATGTGGGAATTGGTTTTGCGATCCCCATTAACATGGCCAAAGATGTTGCCCAACAGATAATCAAATTTGGCTCAATTCATCGAGGTTTAATGGGTATATTTGTTCAACATTTAACCCCAGAGCTTGCTCATTCATTAGGATATCCAGAAGATTTTCAAGGTGCCTTGGTATCACAAGTTAATCCAAACTCCCCTGCTGAACGTGCTGGTTTAAAATCAGGTGATATAATTACCCAGATTAACAACACAAAAATCACACAGGCAACTCAGGTAAAGACTACCATTAGTCTATTACGTGTCGGTTCCAATGTTAAAATGGTTGTTCAGCGTGATGGAAAGACTATCACTCTGGATGCAGTCGTCACTGACATTAAATCTCATGAACAAAAAATGCAATCAGAGAATCCGTTCCTTTATGGACTGGCATTAAGAAACTTTGAGCAAGAAACCCCTCCTCATGGAAACGTGGTTGGTGTCCAAGTTGTCGGTGCTTCAGAAACAAGTGCAGGATGGCGTGCTGGTTTAAGACCCGGAGACATCATTATCTCTGCAAACAAAGCTCCTGTTAAAGACGTTAAAACGTTGCAACAAATTGCTCAACAGAAAAAACAAGAGTTATTGGTTCAAGTATTACGTGGACCAGGTGCTATGTACTTACTCATCATCTAA
- the pgeF gene encoding peptidoglycan editing factor PgeF: protein MKNNLANWPAPKNITALSTTRLFGYSQAPYDSNNMGLNVGDNEQHVLQNRQQLMELLHLPGEPQWLHQTHSTLCVIAEEDPNRNADASVSRSMNHPLAILTADCLPIMLCNVQGTEIAAIHAGWKGLAHGIIENTFDKMNSVTSDVLAWIGPSICQKCYEVGEEVYQTFTDTYPLSKQAFKPVNGKWLANLPLIAEIILTSKGIKAVYQSELCTFELKNELYSYRRASQTGRIATLIWFNDQPQD from the coding sequence ATGAAGAATAACCTAGCAAATTGGCCAGCGCCAAAGAATATCACTGCCCTAAGCACAACTCGTCTATTCGGGTATAGCCAGGCACCCTATGACAGCAATAATATGGGTTTGAATGTGGGTGATAATGAACAGCACGTGTTGCAAAACAGACAACAACTTATGGAATTGTTGCACTTACCCGGCGAACCCCAATGGTTACATCAAACGCATAGTACGCTTTGTGTTATTGCTGAAGAAGATCCCAATAGAAACGCGGATGCCTCTGTATCCCGCTCCATGAATCATCCTTTAGCAATTCTTACCGCCGATTGTCTGCCCATAATGCTTTGTAACGTACAAGGTACCGAAATTGCCGCAATTCATGCTGGTTGGAAAGGATTAGCTCATGGTATTATTGAAAATACATTTGATAAGATGAACAGCGTGACATCCGATGTACTCGCCTGGATAGGACCATCAATTTGTCAAAAATGTTATGAAGTGGGTGAAGAAGTATACCAAACGTTTACCGATACTTATCCTTTAAGTAAACAAGCATTCAAGCCTGTTAATGGAAAATGGTTGGCTAATTTACCTCTAATCGCTGAAATTATTTTGACTTCAAAGGGCATAAAAGCAGTGTATCAGTCTGAATTATGCACTTTTGAGTTAAAAAATGAGTTGTATTCCTATCGAAGAGCATCACAAACAGGTAGAATAGCTACCTTAATCTGGTTTAATGATCAACCTCAGGACTAA
- the rluD gene encoding 23S rRNA pseudouridine(1911/1915/1917) synthase RluD: MIEHIHKQLTVPREYHNQRIDSVLAHLLPDYSRSQISSWIKNGAITLNQRSCKPKDKTLDGDLIEINVNFTLMDKDFTHSTPEKIPLDIVHEDEDILVLNKSANMVVHPGAGNKNHTLVNALLYHAPSLQHLPRAGIIHRLDKDTTGLLIVAKTLPAHTSLIRQMQAREIQRHYITLVQGHIISGGIIDTGFGRHPRNRLKMAVQEQGRQAITHYSINKQYQDFTLLDVQLMTGRTHQIRVHLSYINHPVVGDPLYGGRMRFPAHATEQLRTVLQDFKRQALHARTLSLYHPKTENELTFTAPIPDDFQFLLNTLDEHYEE, encoded by the coding sequence ATGATTGAGCATATTCATAAACAATTAACTGTTCCTCGCGAGTACCACAATCAACGAATTGACAGTGTACTCGCACACTTACTTCCTGATTACTCGCGCTCACAAATCAGTAGTTGGATTAAAAATGGTGCAATCACACTCAATCAGAGATCCTGTAAGCCTAAAGACAAAACTTTAGATGGAGATTTGATTGAAATTAATGTTAACTTCACTTTAATGGATAAGGATTTTACTCATTCCACCCCGGAAAAAATTCCTTTAGATATTGTTCATGAAGACGAAGACATTTTAGTACTCAACAAATCTGCAAATATGGTCGTTCACCCAGGAGCGGGAAACAAAAATCATACTTTAGTGAATGCCTTGTTATATCATGCCCCATCCTTACAGCACTTACCTAGAGCAGGCATCATCCATCGATTAGATAAAGATACAACGGGTCTGTTAATTGTAGCAAAAACATTACCGGCTCATACTTCTTTGATTCGTCAAATGCAAGCCCGTGAGATTCAACGTCACTATATTACTTTAGTACAAGGCCATATTATTTCAGGGGGTATCATTGATACAGGGTTTGGCCGACATCCACGAAATCGATTAAAAATGGCCGTGCAAGAACAAGGCAGACAAGCAATAACTCATTATTCAATCAACAAACAATATCAGGATTTTACCTTACTGGATGTCCAGCTAATGACCGGACGAACTCATCAAATTAGAGTTCATTTATCCTATATCAATCACCCTGTTGTCGGGGATCCGCTGTATGGAGGTCGAATGCGATTTCCAGCTCATGCAACAGAACAGTTACGAACTGTACTCCAAGATTTTAAACGACAGGCACTGCATGCGCGTACGCTCTCATTGTATCATCCAAAAACAGAAAATGAGTTGACGTTTACAGCTCCAATACCTGATGACTTTCAATTTCTTCTTAACACATTGGACGAGCATTATGAAGAATAA